GGCTTCTTCGTCAAAGTTAAATTCTTCGCAAATTTTGCCTTCGATCCAGATGCGGGCGGGTTTAATGCGCTGGCCGGAGGCGTCCTCAATTTTGCCCGGGTCAATCACCACGCGGCGCGACTGGCGCATGGCGATGGCCATTTGTCGGGCTTGCACTAAATTGGTGTTGATGACGGCCGTCATGGACGAGACGCGGCTGCTGTTGATTTGGCCCATATAGGTGACGGCGCCGATTCCGGTCATCACGCCGATAATGCCGATGACGACGATGATTTCCACCATCGAAAATCCGGCGGTCGAACAGCGGCGCTGGCGCCGCTTCGCTTGTATATCGTCTTTGGGTTGAACGTCTTTCATCAGAATCTCGCCTATTCGTCTTTTCGTATTCGTAAGGTTTTGTATTCAGGCGCTGTTAAATATTTTTGCTGTGCGCTCCGGTTCCCGTTTTAATCCTTGCGCCAACTATATCACAATGATGTGGATTTGTGGGCGGTTTCCGCTCAGCCAATGTTTTCGAGGGATCGAATTTCCGGTTGGACGCAAACACACTGCGCATTATAGACAACAATGTCTATATGCTGCATCCATCAATGAAGAAGACCGATTCCCCGCAGCAACCCATTCGCTTTGCCTGATGATCGACATCGCCGACTTTCAGGCTTTGCGTTCTCGAACGTACCGATAATTCGGCTGCGCGTCCAGCTTCGGCGCGTCAGCGCGTCCCCATACCCAACTGGTGTTCGAGACGGCTACCCATTTTGCAATCCGACAATATCATAGGCCGACACAAACAACCACAAAAAGTTACATGAAATTATTCGACAACATTAAGTATATGGAAAACTTCGCTGGTTTCCAGGCGCAGCCCCTTAGAAAATCGTCCTTTTCTATGGTAAAAACGCAGTCAGTCCAATCGAGAAGCCAAGGGAGAGAAATACCGTGTTTCTACGAACTATTGTCTTAACAATTGTTATTTCAGCCATTTGTCTGCCAATTAGCGCACAGCAGGGGTTTGAACTAAAAGACGGGAATACTTTAGTGTTTCTGGGAGACAGCATTACCCAGGCGGGAACGCAGCCTGAGGGCTATATAACGCTATTCAAGTTATTTTGCGGCGTGAACGGCTATGACGTCAATATTATCAATGCCGGAATCGGCGGTCATAAGTCTAACGATATGCTGGCCCGGCTCGAAAAAGACGTGTTGGCGCATAAACCTGACTGGGTCAGTTTCTCTTGTGGAGTCAACGATGTCTGGCACTCTTTTAACCCAAAATTGAAGGGCGTTCCATTGCCGGATTACAAGAAAAATATGACGGAAATCATTGATAAGATTCAACAAAGCGGCGCGAAGGTGCTGTTGTTGACCGCAACCCCGATCTATGAAAACCTGCAAAGCGACCAAAATAAGAAACTTGCCGATTACAACGAATTTTTGCGGGACTTTGCTAAAGAGAGAGGGCTTATGCTCTGCGATTTGAGTAAGGCGTTTCATGACCGGTTGTCAAAAAAGATGTTTCCAGACAAAAAACTGCTCACCACCGACGGCGTACACATGAACCCGCGCGGCAACCGCTTGATGGCCCGCGGCATCGTGATGAGCCTGGGCGCGACTTACCAGGAAAGACGCCGCGCCGAAAACCGTTGGGAACTGGTAAATAACATGAAAGAGATGGGGGAATAAAATGACTACGTTTATGGATGATAATTCAACGGCTTCGACAGGCCGTCGCCGTTTTCTCAAAACCGCCGCCGCCAGCGTTGCGCTCCCGATGATGAATTTTGCGGCGAACCCCCTGCGCAGCGCCGCCGCCGGCAAACGCAATATAATTTTTGTTTTGATAGACGACATGCGGGCGGATTCAATGAGTTGCATGGGCCACCCGTTTTTACAGACCCCCAACCTCGACCGGCTCGTAGGCGGCGGCGTGTTGTTTAACCACGCTTACGTCACTACTTCGCTGTGTTCGCCCAGCCGCGCCAGCGTACTCAGCGGACAATACGCGCATACGCACGGCGTGATGGACAACAGCACGTTGCTGCCGCAAGGTACGCCGATTTTTCCGGTGGAATTGCAAAAAAACGGCTATGAAACCGCTTTTATCGGCAAGTGGCACATGGGCGGCAGCAGCGACGCGCCGCGTCCCGGCTTTGATCATTGGGTGAGTTTCAAAGGACAGGGCGTTTACAACAACCCCACCTTTAACATCAATGGGAAATCCGTCAAGCGCGAAGGCTATATGACCGATTTTCTGACGGGGTACGCCGAAGACTTCATCAAGCAAGATCACGACAAGCCGTACTTCATGTATCTGTCGCATAAAGCGGTGCACGCCGAGTTTTCCCCTGCGGAGCGTCATAAAGATGCTTACAGCGATGTGAAAATCGAGCACCCCGCTTCGATGGCGAACACCAAAGAAAATTACGAAGGCAAGCCGGAGTGGGTGCGCCGCCAGCGTCATAGCTGGCACGGCGTGGATTACATGTACCACGACAATACCGATTTTGATAACTTCATCCTCGATTACAACCGTACCATGTTGGCGGTCGATGACAGCGTTGGGCAGCTGATGGACGTGTTGGAAGAACGCGGCGAACTCGATAATACACTCATTCTGTTTATGGGCGACAACGGCTTTTTGCACGGAGAACACGGCCTGATCGACAAACGCTGCATGTATGAAGAATCCATCGCGGTGCCTTTGATCGCGCATTGCCCCGAACTCTTCGAAGGCGGGCGCCGCACCGACCGTATCGGTCTCAACATTGATATCTGCCCGACCATTCTCGAAGCGGCGGGCGTCGAGGTTCCCGGCAGCGTCCAGGGCGAATCGTTGCTGCCTGTTTTGCATAGCGACGACGCCAGCTGGCGCGAGGGCATGTTGTATGAATACTTCTGGGAGCGCGCATTTCCGCAGACGCCAACGGTGTTGGGCGTACGCACCGAGCGCTACAAATATATGAACTACCACGGCGTCTTTGATCTCAACGAATTATACGATCTCGAAAACGACCCGAAGGAAATGAACAACCTGATCGACGATCCAAAGCATTTGGACGTACAGCGCGATATGCACAAACGCTTGCTTGCGTTACTCAAAGAAACCGGCGCCAGCATCGTCCCCAGTTTCAAAGCGGGGTGAGGTAATTTACGCTATACTATTGGCGAGGTGAAGCAATGGTACAGCAACTTTTTCAATCCATTCGTTCAGACCCTGATCCAGTAGAAATGTTGGAGGCTGCGGGTTATATATTCGAACGGGACCGGGGCGTTTTGCAATCCTATTTGTTAAATCGCCCCGACCTGGCGGATTTTCTGAAAGCGGCGATTGAGTTGATCTATAGGCGCTTTGATTGCCCCTCGCCTCCGTTTATCGAATATTCGACCGGTTACGAAGAAGATGATGAAGATTATCTTGTCGTCAATATGCCCACCAAAATGTCAGCCAAAGAAGCCGTCGAAGTATTAAAGGAATTCGATGC
This Candidatus Hinthialibacter antarcticus DNA region includes the following protein-coding sequences:
- a CDS encoding SGNH/GDSL hydrolase family protein produces the protein MFLRTIVLTIVISAICLPISAQQGFELKDGNTLVFLGDSITQAGTQPEGYITLFKLFCGVNGYDVNIINAGIGGHKSNDMLARLEKDVLAHKPDWVSFSCGVNDVWHSFNPKLKGVPLPDYKKNMTEIIDKIQQSGAKVLLLTATPIYENLQSDQNKKLADYNEFLRDFAKERGLMLCDLSKAFHDRLSKKMFPDKKLLTTDGVHMNPRGNRLMARGIVMSLGATYQERRRAENRWELVNNMKEMGE
- a CDS encoding sulfatase, whose protein sequence is MTTFMDDNSTASTGRRRFLKTAAASVALPMMNFAANPLRSAAAGKRNIIFVLIDDMRADSMSCMGHPFLQTPNLDRLVGGGVLFNHAYVTTSLCSPSRASVLSGQYAHTHGVMDNSTLLPQGTPIFPVELQKNGYETAFIGKWHMGGSSDAPRPGFDHWVSFKGQGVYNNPTFNINGKSVKREGYMTDFLTGYAEDFIKQDHDKPYFMYLSHKAVHAEFSPAERHKDAYSDVKIEHPASMANTKENYEGKPEWVRRQRHSWHGVDYMYHDNTDFDNFILDYNRTMLAVDDSVGQLMDVLEERGELDNTLILFMGDNGFLHGEHGLIDKRCMYEESIAVPLIAHCPELFEGGRRTDRIGLNIDICPTILEAAGVEVPGSVQGESLLPVLHSDDASWREGMLYEYFWERAFPQTPTVLGVRTERYKYMNYHGVFDLNELYDLENDPKEMNNLIDDPKHLDVQRDMHKRLLALLKETGASIVPSFKAG